The nucleotide sequence cagcagtcaagaaagagaagatgcagacatGCGTCTTGATTTCGGCTCGAGCGTGCCTCTctgccctgcagctgcacaggcagaaaccaggggCCGTGAGTCTCAGGCAGTGTGTTTGGTTCCTGGCTGGTTATCTTTTGGGAGACCATCCCATACAATTagtgttacacttctcaaaaaggaagtgtgagttttatagaaaaatcgattccatttgggagaaaggcctaataaaaccacaaaaggataacacattcatacaacaacaaattcaattcatctgtcacaaactgaaatcccaaagccctctgggcacacagctgcttttctgagctgaaattcaaCTCCAGTTGAGAAACAGGTCAACTTTTCTaaagagatttctttttcacacgccttaaataaaaattcctttccctcacttgtcattttccagatttaatggctCTGTTGGCCTTCCTCTCATTTAGGCCATGAACACTGACTGCATGTCTGCTACGGCCGGGACTCCAAGGGAGGCACCCTAGGGAACACAGATGACCGCAGCACAGCGACAACCTCAAGGAGCACACACGGGGAAGTCAAGATGATACAATCGCAGACTTCACACAGAAAAGAACTTGGCATCCGTACCCCgtcccatttctagaaaacaacgatGCTCAGTCAGTAACATTTACCGAACAGCCTGCAGTGTGGAGGCAGGCACGAGGGGGTTCCATGCGGGGAAGAGCCCCTTCAGAAGGGGGCATGCAAGCAACGTGGAGGCAGGAGACGCCCCCACGCACAAGGGCCAGCCTGGGAGCCTGCAGAAATGCCCGTGcatctgggaagagggagagaggacaagatacttaaatgctccaaaatgaaGAGAAGCCTCCCAAGAACCTCCCCCGAAATGGGGCAGGGATTTACAAAAGACCAAACCGAGCATGCGCAGTTACCTGAACATAGCGCCACCAGAGCGAGCTATCAAGGAAGAAACAGGGTCACTAGAAGcctgagcctctactcccagTTCTGCAACTCATTCACCCGATGACCTTGGTGAAGGCTCTTAGCCTCTGTGAGCCACAAGAGAATCACgggaaaacagaagatatgaaaGTGCTCTacctttttcacagaactgctgcgggaataaaatcagataacggattttaaaattctctgtgaatTACAAAGCAAAATGCAAACATATGAAATCATTCCTACCATTAATAACAGCACCATCAAATTAAGAGCAGAGTTAAGACCACAGCATTTTCCACCCCCCGACTCCCAAGAGAAATAGTGAGTCCAGCCGATGTATTTGGGCAACCCCAGTATCGAGGCTTTGAGAGCCACAAACCGCTCATGAACTCTGACAGTATCACTCCAGCCCAGTGCTCATTAAGTTCTCCAAGACAGCCAACTGACATAAAATACTACAGCTTTTTCAGCTGGGCTTGAAGTCCTCCAAGCTCACAGCACAGCTCAACAATGAAGAAGAGGTTTTCTGCCACTAGACTCAAAAGCTGGCTTTTGTAGATTCCCAcagaaagaacattcaaggccaggcttggcggcgcatgcctgtaatcccagcaatttgggaaggcgaggcaggaggatcacctgaggtcagaagttcaagaacaccctggccaatatggcaaagcctcatctgtactaaaactacaaaaattagccgggcatgctggtgggcacctgtaattccagctactcaggaggctgaggcaggaaaatcgcttgaactcaggaggccgaggtagcagtgagctgaggtcacgccactgccctccagactggatgacaagagggaaaccccatctcaaaaaaaaaaaaaaaaaagaaaaaaagagcattcttttttgctgatgttaaatttcctgtgcttaacacagagaaatcatacaacactgaaatcctgaaaaacatatcataaaaagcatttagtgactgaaaacacattcaatataacctgtaacagtgagttcccctcctctttccagccAGCTCCACTGACGCTGTGACCCTAAACAATGCTTCCACTACcacagaggaaaattaataggaccacttacccctctcagctgacagctaaaccactgtttctccctgggctcactaaagatgacctttacccaaaaccaggctgcaacgaccctgtagatgttgactaacaatttcaaaattcccatattctttgtccactcctaAGGAAGATGAACTGAAGCCAGGTGTCTCCAAATCAGAACTAACAGAGGCCTTAAACATCAGATGGCCCATTCCTTTCTTTGACAACCGGGGGATCTAAAGCTGAGCGTATGGAAGAAAACAACCTGTTTAGTAACAAAGTGAAAACCAAACCCTAGTCACCCAACCTCTGGTCCGGAACTCCTGCGACAATCCAGCACCCATACAGGATGAGTCTCCCTAACCAGAAACTCCAAAATCCACAACTTTTGAGTGCCGACGTGACGCTCAACGAAATGTTCATTGGAACAGCTCAGActctggatttttgaattcaggaggctcaaccagcaagtataatacaaatattcaaaaatccaaaaatgtaaaaaaatctgagacacttctggttccaagcagttTGAatgagggatattcaacctgcatttttttttttttctctaatgaaggaaattaaaaacgaGGCCCAAGCAAAGTCATTCAATCCATACTAAAGTCATTCAATAGTTTAAttagtacccatttaaagttaagtgctacccgcagatatttaaaaggatgaatacttacatgcctataatcccagaactttggaaggccgaggcgggaggatcacctgatgtcaggagtccaagaccaacccgaccagcatggtgaaactccatctctactataaatgcaaaaattagccaggcatggtggcgcacacctgttatcccagctactcgggaggctgaggcacgagaatcgcttgaacttcaGGGAAGCacgttgcagttagccgagatcacaccactgtgctccagcctggaccacaaagcaagactctatctcaaaaaaaaaaaaaagaaaatttaaattgtgttttcacatggagcccatgttcccagaacacaagccctgctctatgcTCCAAGGGCACACAGGGTGCCCCTTTATCTTAATGCTCACCATATTCCATGGCAGCCATTGACACGTGTCTGTCCATCTCACTAGACTTCCTGCGcatgaggcagggatcatatattattacctttctgtccccaatgtctggcctagaagacactcagtaaatgattccTGAACTAAGTCAGTTACTAAGATATGTTAAACTTGCATTAACAAAATTGATTGAATAAGTTTGCCAATGCAGCGTTCATACCACTCAGCTTAAATCTCAACCTGCGGATTTATCTTGTGTTCTGCTAGATTATCACCTATTAACATTCAGGAAgcacctagtatgtgctaggcattactaattgctggggacctagtagtgacaaaacaacattccttgttcaaagagaagttctagtataaagaggaatagaaggaacaggcTAGATTGATGAGAGAGCTAAGAAAAGGACAGGCTGCCATGGGAAGCACCTGGTCTTGTCTGGATGGTACACAGTTAACAAAGTCTGAGTGCTTCATATAGCATAagatcatctcctccaaagaAGCAAACGAAGCTTTGATTCCCCAGTACCAGAAGTCACCATAAAGGTGTGCACAGCCACATGTTTAGtgtaggaagtgaaaccaaacaaacaaacaaagctccaAGTTCCAGAGGCAACGGTCCAATTATGAAATCCTCTGGCTACGTTTAATTGAAATTCAAGGTATTCAAGAGGCCaatatttaagtgataaattCACCCAACCGCTTAAAACTAAAGTAGTCTTTGATTCAAGGGGTAAAGGTATAGtaccttttacaaatttattagctcttaatatttacatttaaatatgatgatgatggtgtaataataactttactgagtagttactatgtgttaggcaccaaactaggcactttacacacacatttgcacgatcctgtgagatgataatgaccccttgtcatcccatttcatagatgaaagtcAGGTTTACATATGCTTAAAAACTTGTCCCAAATGACACAGCTAGTTagcaaaacccaggcagcctgactccataggccttgtttaaagaagtaatatttataaactgtccagcacagcggtggtacaaacaagagttcaataaatgcctaAAGTGTTCTTCATACCCAAAATCGTTTCCTGCCAATCAAACTGGACTTACTCTGGTTCTGCATAACCAACTGTCAAATTattgttccatgaagaaaaggtggaatggGTAGAGATCAGAACAGAGTGAATAACTGGTCAATGTACTTCATGACAGGTAGTAACAGGATGTGGCATTTAGGCTATTTTCACACTTGTTTGCATAACACTttttgttggaaccgaactgtcgattctctcctgggcaggggtcaccgcaaaggatcaccgacacgagattcacagcagagagttatttattactagcgcactagggtcccaagctctaagttggccctgggaccccgactgcttgttacaggctgtttatataggcaaacacaagttcaaacacagcttagggcgcgaaattcaaacaaagctttaggcgcgtggtaattgggtctgtctatggcctgagcaaggtgtcttgttctaattggttagagcaggaccttatgaggtttttttcctggagttgttgattccgggaacttcgaggcagggtgggacccccggaattggcagggtaggaccccatgaggttgtttcccggaattggcagggtgggaccctatcagagtgggaccctatcgaggcagggtgggaccctatccagagccacctggtgttaatttttttaagttcttttttatgaggcctagtttctaagttttatgcggcctagtttcattccctcctctttttgtgtcagaggctcaatcttgagcctcttcttcagtcctgaggttctggtattgttgggtcagaaccacagcatgtactatgtttaatctatttttaataagggtgagtaagcGGTTGAGTATGCATGACCCGAAAGTCAGGATGagcgtgagcaggatgaggggtcctaagatggtgaagattagggtgctaagccaaggggattggttgtaccaatttttaaactaattttgttgagattttctctctttttttctcttgtctaacctttttcttagttttgccatagaatctttaactattcctgaatgatctgcataaaaacaacattgctctttcagggctgcacagagtccgccctctttcagaaagacaatttctagtccttgtcggttttgtaatacaacttcagacagagaagtcaaggactcttcaagttttgtgatagattgttctatggctctaaggtcttcatctatggctactttaagttgttgcagatgatggttaccatgcactagggctgctgtcccgGTCTCAACTCTAGCCGCTACCTTAATTCCTAACATGtcggcgagggtgagggagattaAGGGCGGGGAGGTGCTTTGAGGAGCTTTTAGTTGGGGCTTCTCCGATATGGAAACCGGGGGCTTTCTAGCTTCTAATAAAACCTGGTTTGGCCTTACTGCAACAGGGGCAGTGTCTGGATTGACTAATAGTCTGATTTGGAGGGGAATTTTGGGCGGGTTGTGCTGGTATAAATAGAGACCCTATATTAACCTTGTTGTTATCTATCTGCTATCAGATTTTGCCGCATCTTCAAACTTGATGCGAACCAGGTTGCAATTTTCCGAATATCGGGTTGTGGTACAGggctggacaaaggacatggttatATACCAAGGTTTTGTGGCCTATTTTTACTTTCCATTATTAGTAGTCACACAGGACCAGCTTTTGCAATACAAGTGAGTCAGATTTTCACAAGTTTTTCTTATTTGTCCTGTCCTGAATCCGGGACAGGCATAAAACCTGTTCCGGCTGATAGACACCTTTCTAGCCTGTCCTTTCCATTCTTGTCCATCCTGAGGAGTCCTTAATAGGACTCCTGTGGGACCAGTAAACCGGGGGCCTGTGTTTTTTATCtttcctgctatttttttttttttttttaggttgaaatagaggtctGGAAACCTATTTATAGGTCTTTATAGGAGTATTCTCGGAGGTCTTATTTAAGAcctcttgattattaaaattaattatctgtcAGGTCAGGCTAAATGGCCGGTGGGGGTTAGCGTCAAAAACTACACTAGAGACGGCGCAGGGAAGAAGGGCAAACAATAAGCAAGGAGTtagatacgagagagtcttatcttgagcgggtcCGCGGAGCGTCGGAGTTTCCATGTCTCAAGTGGTGTTGGTCCGGACGTCtctggagcagccttggcgtgggatgcgtggatccaagtggagattccgtcaacctttatggctgtgggcgtggtcaggagaacaatgtagggtcctTTCCACCGAGGATCTAGTCCTTGAGTGCGGTGCCGTCTaacgtagacagagtctcccacctggaaggggtgactggtctgtggatgtcctggttggtacagttctgccaagggggcccagatttgggcctgtactgcttggagtccttttagccgAGCCTGTAGGTCAGTTttaggatcggagggggagaaggagttaagcaaggttgacaaagggggaggtcctccgtagaggatttcatatggagtgagccTAAAACGGTTAGGCGTATTTCgggcccttaacagagctaaggataggaggcgtctccaatcttttaaaccagtctctaaggtcaatttagtaagggtctcttttattgttctattcattctttctacctgtcctgagctctggggtctataggcacaatgtaatttccaattaatccccaatatcctggcgagcccctgacttacctgagaaacggaggccggcccgttatctgacctaattaccttgggaagtctgaatctaggaaagatttcttccagaattttcttggctactatgtgtgccgtttcttgccgggtggggtaggcttctacccatcctgaaaagATATCTATAAACACtagtaagtacttatatccagcatagtgaggttttacttcagtgaagtctatttcccaatagactcctgggcgattaccacgagttcgtttcctttctggcactcgggtagccccagcgtttagctgctgacagaccttacaggcagatgtcacttgttctacgagggtacttgcctttgggattagaaagtcagttttttttcaatcagtaattttagctttttgactactcaagtgtgtccaggcatgcatctgctggatcattgccagggcctccttttggggaaggactatttttcctcctttttctcagtttttagtgtctttgttctCTATAGCCCCTatggcttttgcttcttcctggtctCCCGGGGTTTAAGTATGTTTAATAGTTATGTGGCTGGTTTCGTCAGGTTCTGTGGCTAGGGTTAGTACTTCCGCCATGGCGGCTTGCCTGGCCACTTGGTCGGCCTGTCTGTTTCTTACTGCGACTGGATCTTGTCCTTTTTGATGCCCGGGGCAGTGAATTATAgccacttcttgaggaagaaaaaggccttttaataaggcaattatttcaactttgttcttgatttcctttccttctgaggttgggagacctcttctttcatagatacttccataagtatgagccgttgcaaaggcataccggctatcagtataaatgttagctttctttcccttggacaGCTCTAGGGCCTTGGTTAGTGCTATTAACTCAGCCTTCTGTGCAGACATGCCAGGAGGTAGTGATTGTGCTTAAATGGTGTTGTGGCCATCTACTACCGCCGCTCCCGCCCTCCGGGTACCTGAGTCAAGGTAACTGCTGCCGTCTGTGTACCAGGTGTGATCCGCGTCTGGGAGTTCTTGGTCTTTAAGGTCTTCCCGTGTTCCATGGGTCTCAGCCAGTACTTGCCGACAATCGTGTGGGCTTGGTTGGTCTTCTGGTACCGGCAGCAGCGTAGCAGGGTTTAGGGTGACTGGAGGGCCAAACTGGACGCGGTCCGTGTCCAGTAGGAGGGCCTGGTAGTGGGTTAGGCGTGCGTTGGTTATCCACCGGTCCGGGGGCTGCTGCACTATGGCCTCTAGAGCATGTGGGGTAATAATAGTTAGTGGCTGCCCAAGGGTTAACttagcagagtccttgaccagcatagcggtggctgccatgatgcgaagacacgggggccagccggccgcctccacttctctccctctctccctggtcctttttctctcacaactgccgccaggatttttgttaaatgcttatcccTCACTCTGTCCTTACGATCCTTTCGCTCCATCTGTTCCTTCActaacctggcttccctttcctcaggggtttctctcttattatacactttttctgcctccttaaccaattcctgtaatccataggtttggattccatctagtctttggagttttcctttgaTATCTAATGCAGCTTGGTCTATGAATGCCATAGCTATGGTAGCCTTATGTTCTAGGGCCTCTGGGTCTAATGGGGTATACATTTGgaacccttccagaagcctttccatgaaggCTGCCGGGCTTTCATTCCTTTCCTGAGTTATGgtccttaccttggccaaatttgtggggtgctttcctgcccctttgagacccgccaacagagcctggcgatagattTGGAGACTCTCCTTACCCGGTGCCGTTTCATAGTCCCAGtctgggcgggtgaggggaaatccctcgtctatttcattggaagttgggttgggaggtctcctggtcctggcacatttttccgggcctccaggaggacttgctgcctttcttcagtggttaggaggacctgcaagagttgctggcaatcatcccaagtgggctggtgagtgaggagaatggattttattaacgaggttagggcctgggggtcttgggaaaaggaaggatTATGGGTTTTCTAgttgtagaggtcagaggcagagaagggccagtactggaccgtGCGATTGACGGTAcagaggggaaaaagggaggattgccaaGTGGAAGGGCCATCTGGGTCCTCAGTCCACCGCAAGCGGAGACGAGATGTCGGTGGCGGCGTCCGAGGGGTGagtttgggcggggctggagaaggagacggggtggagggaggggccgagggagaagttggagaaagggtaggggccgaggcagtagaggaaagagctggggacaagacagggggcaagggtgaagcgtaaggtggaggtctcagaagggggttttgaggtggaggaggcagggggtcaagaaggaggaaatccctctggggttcatctgggaggactggcttatgcAGGTCCGGTTTccgatttttttgggggggcttcTAAGGCAAGAAGGGTagactggggtggggaaggggaatggaggaagggtttcacctAAGAGGGAGGGTTTCGGACCAGATCCTCCTAagtaattatgtaggccacctggtctgggtgtccatgtggcccaggatccatcactgTTGCTTTAACCTGTAAGATAATTGGGAGGTCAAATGTTCCGTCCCGGGGCCACCCAACATGGAGGGTAGGCCACTCGGACGAGCAGAATTTTCGCCATCGTCCCTTATGGACTTCTATGGAGAGGTTGTGGGCTCGAGCCCGaacgtcagggaagtgagtcagggccagagacaaaggagtcgtcaacgtctgtcttatttcatccacctataacaaggacaaaacgaaagtaacaaaaacaaagaccagacaagtaaggagaagccgcgTGGCCAGAGAGTGGTGCCACAAGATCATAAAATACTCAGACAGCAGGGGCGACCTGCCTACAGATTTAAGGAGGCTGACTGAGTCGtcagccttctcccagactaccgccagggcATCCCCCGGGGCGTAAGTGGGAAGGTGCcggacacgtctgtcccccttcTCCACTTAATTAagaaggagtactccccagagttcagagttagccggcaagacagaacaaaacgaaagtacctggtaggtccgttcagtcagcagtccgtggcccgggccagatgggtctccgctggatgggtcgggggtcctcggacgaccccacttcccggccaacgcaccaaatgttggaaccgaattgtcgattccctcctgggcaggggtcacCGCAAAGGATCACcaacacgagattcacagcagagagttatttattactagcgcactagggtcccaagctctaagttggccctgggaccccgactgcttgttacaggctgtttatataggcaaacacaagttcaaacacagcttagggcgcgaaattcaaacaaagttttaggcgcgtggtaattgggtctgtctatggcctgagcaagctgtcttgttctaattggttagagcaggaccttatgaggtttttttcctggagttgttgattccgggaact is from Macaca mulatta isolate MMU2019108-1 chromosome 15, T2T-MMU8v2.0, whole genome shotgun sequence and encodes:
- the LOC144334830 gene encoding uncharacterized protein LOC144334830, with product MAATAMLVKDSAKLTLGQPLTIITPHALEAIVQQPPDRWITNARLTHYQALLLDTDRVQFGPPVTLNPATLLPVPEDQPSPHDCRQVLAETHGTREDLKDQELPDADHTWYTDGSSYLDSGSAKRTPSSTGPNLGPLGRTVPTRTSTDQSPLPGGRLCLR